A region from the Salvia splendens isolate huo1 chromosome 15, SspV2, whole genome shotgun sequence genome encodes:
- the LOC121769233 gene encoding transmembrane protein 45B-like codes for MGSFPGHAIPGTLFLVIGVWHMWCSLIRYASNPKSFQVRVWNPVPGFDGRLKYLELYVIAIGAFFDLCIEFLYSTHLKIVVHGVLNPSHMNDFEHSGMLLMFFIFGVVALLSEKTRYLPLPEGALCLVASAAFTAEYLLFYFHSTTHKGLEGWYHFILVLLIGLCILSTIAGALMPTSFPADLCSGMAMTLQGLWFYQTAFTLYGSMMPDGCLLKDNEVKCHSPEHEIRGELLANFQLFIQAFSVLVAVAGAYIYIEPKYGRSNYIESHALDDAEDQNIISSDR; via the exons ATGGGTTCATTTCCAGGGCATGCGATTCCTGGGACTTTGTTTCTAGTGATTGGTGTGTGGCACATGTGGTGCTCTCTAATCAGATATGCATCAAATCCAAAATCTTTCCAAGTCAGGGTTTGGAACCCTGTTCCTGGTTTTGATGGCAGGCTTAAGTACTTGGAGCTCTATGTGATTGCAATTGGAGCTTTCTTCGATCTATGCATAGAGTTTCTGTATTCTACCCATCTCAAGATCGTTGTTCATGGAGTCTTAAACCCTTCTCATATGAACGACTTTGAGCACTCGGGGATGCTGCTTATGTTCTTCATCTTTGGCGTTGTCGCACTTCTCTCTGAGAAGACGAG ATACCTACCATTGCCGGAAGGCGCTTTATGCTTGGTAGCTTCAGCAGCATTCACAGCAGAGTAtcttttattctattttcaCTCTACCACTCACAAGGGCCTCGAAGGATGGTATCACTTCATCCTCGTCCTCCTAATCGGCCTCTGTATACTGTCGACTATCGCTGGAGCTCTCATGCCTACGAGCTTCCCAGCGGATTTATGCAGTGGCATGGCTATGACACTCCAAGGCCTTTGGTTCTACCAGACAGCGTTCACTCTCTACGGTTCAATGATGCCAGATGGTTGTTTGCTCAAGGACAACGAGGTCAAATGCCATTCCCCAGAACATGAAATCCGTGGTGAGTTGCTGGCGAATTTCCAACTATTCATTCAAGCTTTCAGTGTTCTTGTCGCTGTTGCTGGAGCGTATATCTATATCGAGCCAAAATACGGGCGTTCTAACTATATCGAATCACATGCTCTCGATGATGCCGAAGATCAGAATATCATTTCTTCAGACAGATGA
- the LOC121769325 gene encoding MOB kinase activator-like 1A: protein MSLFGIGRNQRTFRPKKSAPSGSKGAQLRQHIDATLGSGNLREAVRLPPGEDFNEWLAVNTVDFFNQVNLLYGTLTEFCTPENCPTMSAGPKYEYRWADGVQIKKPIEVSAPKYVEYLMDWIESQLDDESLFPQRLGAPFPSNFKDVVKTIFKRLFRVYAHIYHSHFQKIVSLKEEAHLNTCFKHFILFTCEFNLIDKKELAPLQELIESIVPY, encoded by the exons ATGAGTCTCTTTGGCATTGGCAG AAACCAAAGAACATTTCGCCCCAAAAAAAGTGCACCATCAGGCAGTAAG GGGGCACAGCTGAGACAGCATATCGATGCCACGTTAGGTAGTGGAAACTTGAGAGAAGCTGTACGGTTACCACCTGGAGAGGACTTCAATGAATGGCTTGCTGTCAACA ctgtggACTTCTTCAACCAGGTGAATCTGCTTTATGGCACTCTCACTGAGTTCTGTACGCCTGAGAACTGCCCTACCATGTCTGCTGGCCCTAA GTATGAGTACAGATGGGCTGATGGTGTGCAAATTAAGAAACCTATTGAAGTTTCAGCTCCTAAATATGTTGAGTATTTGATGGACTGGATTGAGAGCCAGTTAGATGATGAATCCTTATTTCCTCAAAGACTAG GTGCACCATTTCCTTCAAATTTTAAAGATGTTGTAAAGACCATATTCAAGCGTCTCTTCCGTGTATATGCGCATATATATCACTCTCATTTTCAGAAGATTGTGAGTCTTAAAGAGGAGGCCCATCTTAATACATGCTTCAAGCATTTTATACTGTTCACATGT GAATTTAACCTGATTGACAAGAAGGAACTTGCACCCCTGCAAGAGCTCATAGAGTCCATCGTCCCATACTAA
- the LOC121768072 gene encoding growth-regulating factor 4-like isoform X2, translating to MSEKAPITVVGMGAELGYGGYRAPPFTDVQWKELEQQAMIYKYMVAGLPVPPDLVTPIRHSFEGLYAHLFNNPALGYCSYYGKKFDPEPGRCRRTDGKKWRCSKDAHPDSKYCERHMHRGRNRSRKHVESQSTSQSMLTAGSHSSTGGSINRGSSQQMPLYSGANSEGSSVGSNATKLQMGPYGISGREFSFTQEASGRTGGLGLGPSAGSGTWGLMPSQVSSSSLFKQGSNSRMLASSYTPHAHEPVSSKQQHHGLFGSDISSPTTLKQEHLFFSEWPTTKESWSNLDNNGTNENAFSSTQLSMPTPRTSSGFTSATAYSPNDA from the exons ATGAGCGAGAAAGCGCCAATCACGGTGGTGGGAATGGGGGCGGAGCTGGGGTATGGGGGGTATAGGGCACCGCCATTCACAGATGTGCAATGGAAGGAGCTGGAGCAGCAAGCCATGATATACAAGTATATGGTGGCTGGCTTGCCGGTGCCACCAGACCTCGTTACGCCTATTCGTCACAGCTTCGAGGGACTCTACGCCCATCTCTTCAACAATCCTGCAT TGGGCTATTGTTCCTACTATGGCAAGAAGTTTGATCCTGAGCCTGGGAGATGCCGGAGAACTGATGGAAAGAAGTGGAGGTGCTCGAAAGATGCACATCCTGACTCAAAATATTGCGAGCGGCACATGCACCGTGGTCGCAACCGTTCAAGAAAGCATGTGGAATCTCAATCTACATCGCAGTCCATGTTGACTGCAGGATCTCACTCCTCTACTGGGGGCAGTATAAACCGCGGAAGCTCTCAACAGATGCCATTGTACTCTGGTGCTAATTCTGAAGGATCATCTGTTGGGAGCAATGCAACAAAGTTGCAGATGGGACCGTATGGCATCAGTGGCAGGGAATTCAG TTTCACACAAGAAGCTTCTGGAAGGACGGGAGGTCTGGGTTTAGGTCCTAGTGCAGGCAGCGGCACATGGGGTCTCATGCCTTCTCAAGTTTCTTCGAGCTCCTTGTTCAAACAAGGATCCAACTCCCGGATGCTAGCCAGTTCTTATACACCTCATGCTCATGAGCCCGTCTCATCAAAACAGCAGCACCACGGCCTTTTCGGGAGTGATATCAGTTCACCAACGACACTGAAGCAGGAACATCTTTTCTTCAGCGAGTGGCCTACGACCAAGGAATCATGGTCCAATCTTGACAACAATGGAACAAACGAGAATGCCTTCTCCTCGACTCAGCTGTCCATGCCCACTCCTAGGACATCCTCTGGTTTTACTTCAGCAACTGCTTACTCTCCAAATG ACGCTTGA
- the LOC121768072 gene encoding growth-regulating factor 4-like isoform X1, whose protein sequence is MSEKAPITVVGMGAELGYGGYRAPPFTDVQWKELEQQAMIYKYMVAGLPVPPDLVTPIRHSFEGLYAHLFNNPALGYCSYYGKKFDPEPGRCRRTDGKKWRCSKDAHPDSKYCERHMHRGRNRSRKHVESQSTSQSMLTAGSHSSTGGSINRGSSQQMPLYSGANSEGSSVGSNATKLQMGPYGISGREFSFTQEASGRTGGLGLGPSAGSGTWGLMPSQVSSSSLFKQGSNSRMLASSYTPHAHEPVSSKQQHHGLFGSDISSPTTLKQEHLFFSEWPTTKESWSNLDNNGTNENAFSSTQLSMPTPRTSSGFTSATAYSPNADA, encoded by the exons ATGAGCGAGAAAGCGCCAATCACGGTGGTGGGAATGGGGGCGGAGCTGGGGTATGGGGGGTATAGGGCACCGCCATTCACAGATGTGCAATGGAAGGAGCTGGAGCAGCAAGCCATGATATACAAGTATATGGTGGCTGGCTTGCCGGTGCCACCAGACCTCGTTACGCCTATTCGTCACAGCTTCGAGGGACTCTACGCCCATCTCTTCAACAATCCTGCAT TGGGCTATTGTTCCTACTATGGCAAGAAGTTTGATCCTGAGCCTGGGAGATGCCGGAGAACTGATGGAAAGAAGTGGAGGTGCTCGAAAGATGCACATCCTGACTCAAAATATTGCGAGCGGCACATGCACCGTGGTCGCAACCGTTCAAGAAAGCATGTGGAATCTCAATCTACATCGCAGTCCATGTTGACTGCAGGATCTCACTCCTCTACTGGGGGCAGTATAAACCGCGGAAGCTCTCAACAGATGCCATTGTACTCTGGTGCTAATTCTGAAGGATCATCTGTTGGGAGCAATGCAACAAAGTTGCAGATGGGACCGTATGGCATCAGTGGCAGGGAATTCAG TTTCACACAAGAAGCTTCTGGAAGGACGGGAGGTCTGGGTTTAGGTCCTAGTGCAGGCAGCGGCACATGGGGTCTCATGCCTTCTCAAGTTTCTTCGAGCTCCTTGTTCAAACAAGGATCCAACTCCCGGATGCTAGCCAGTTCTTATACACCTCATGCTCATGAGCCCGTCTCATCAAAACAGCAGCACCACGGCCTTTTCGGGAGTGATATCAGTTCACCAACGACACTGAAGCAGGAACATCTTTTCTTCAGCGAGTGGCCTACGACCAAGGAATCATGGTCCAATCTTGACAACAATGGAACAAACGAGAATGCCTTCTCCTCGACTCAGCTGTCCATGCCCACTCCTAGGACATCCTCTGGTTTTACTTCAGCAACTGCTTACTCTCCAAATG CAGACGCTTGA
- the LOC121769324 gene encoding transcription termination factor MTERF6, chloroplastic/mitochondrial-like yields the protein MDTGFQGSGMMWFFKDRGFDDKSIHDMSKKCKQLSDVDRERASETWDYLKSIGIPERKLPVVIGKCPKILTLDLHDKLVPMIQCLATLGTKPKEVASAITKFPHILGHSLEEKLCPLLAFFEGLGAPEKQLGKMILLNPRIISYSIESKLSQMVDFLAGLGLSKDGMIGKVLVKHPFIMGYSVEKRLIPTCEYLRSLGLTESQLQRAAINFPEILCRDVDKTLRPNVMYLESWGFSPSQIAAVVGGYPPVLIKSASNSLGPRIKFLEQVMGRQINEVAEYPEFFRHGLKGKLESRHKLLTRKGIECSLSEMLECNHKKFLLKFGM from the coding sequence ATGGACACAGGTTTCCAGGGTAGTGGCATGATGTGGTTCTTCAAAGACAGAGGTTTTGATGATAAAAGTATCCATGATATGTCGAAGAAGTGCAAGCAGCTTAGTGATGTCGACAGGGAGAGGGCCTCAGAGACTTGGGACTACTTGAAAAGCATAGGCATACCAGAGAGGAAACTTCCCGTGGTTATTGGGAAGTGTCCCAAGATTCTTACTCTTGACTTGCACGACAAACTTGTGCCGATGATCCAGTGCCTTGCAACATTGGGGACAAAACCAAAGGAGGTTGCTTCTGCCATAACAAAATTCCCACATATACTCGGGCACAGTTTAGAAGAGAAGCTCTGCCCCCTTCTTGCATTTTTTGAAGGTCTTGGTGCTCCTGAAAAGCAACTTGGCAAAATGATCCTGTTAAACCCTAGGATCATAAGTTACAGCATTGAATCCAAACTTTCTCAGATGGTGGATTTCCTTGCTGGCCTTGGTCTGTCCAAAGATGGGATGATCGGTAAGGTTCTGGTCAAACACCCGTTTATCATGGGTTATAGTGTTGAGAAACGGCTAATACCAACTTGTGAGTATCTAAGATCACTAGGTCTAACAGAGTCTCAGCTCCAAAGAGCAGCAATAAACTTCCCAGAAATTCTATGTCGGGATGTTGACAAAACTCTAAGGCCTAATGTTATGTACCTTGAATCATGGGGTTTCAGTCCAAGCCAGATAGCGGCAGTGGTAGGCGGGTATCCTCCGGTTCTGATCAAGAGCGCAAGTAACTCCTTGGGACCAAGAATCAAGTTCTTGGAACAGGTAATGGGAAGGCAAATCAACGAAGTGGCAGAATATCCCGAGTTCTTTAGGCATGGTTTGAAGGGGAAGTTAGAGTCTAGGCATAAGCTACTGACACGAAAGGGCATAGAGTGTAGCTTGAGTGAGATGTTGGAATGCAACCACAAGAAATTTCTTTTGAAATTCGGCATGTGA
- the LOC121766757 gene encoding uncharacterized protein LOC121766757 translates to MTAQVEGWKNVVNSMRNLGDLDDGGKVTFFAVTHLARGLVRMTWWVKPATDINDPRLEVGLRFNSKEDFTYLIRHQGVQLGKKLRLKKNDKIRCVAYCKELLRTLRDIHKCGGASYNHGCANAKYFSRLFKDDMRVFPGMTVAQFVEKVHWELKITISVGKAKRAMARARRLIEGSTVVLATRHLSDGTDKFNEIYIAYEACKTSFKQHCRSIIGLDGCHLKGQGKGILLTAIGLDPNDQIFPVAYGVVAIENIDTWSWFLNLLVKDLDIKDSSKWRFISDRQKGLINVVRSCCHNAEHCFCVWHMHNNFKKVFSSPTLKDKIWEATRATNVYAFDKVMKEVKGLNTAAHTWLTAHTAKESWSRAFFGFEANCDILVNNISECYNRVLLFAREKPLYGMLECICMYLMDKFTSRRKMAAKLEDCVGPKIRRKLEKIKEKIGDCMVREAGEWVYQVNTKFNEQFVDDI, encoded by the exons ATGACGGCTCAAGTTGAGGGATGGAAGAATGTGGTGAATTCCATGAGAAACCTTGGTGATTTAGATGATGGTGGGAAAGTGACATTCTTCGCAGTGACTCACCTAGCTCGGGGTCTAGTGAGGATGACTTGGTGGGTGAAG CCTGCTACGGATATAAATGATCCAAGGTTGGAAGTAGGGTTGCGGTTCAATTCCAAGGAAGATTTTACATACCTTATACGTCACCAAGGTGTCCAATTGGGTAAGAAGTTGAGGCTCAAGAAGAACGACAAAATTCGTTGTGTTGCTTACTGCAAGGAATTGTTGCGAA CTCTGCGTGATATACACAAGTGTGGGGGTGCTTCTTACAACCACGGTTGTGCTAATGCCAAGTACTTTTCACGACTATTCAAGGATGATATGAGGGTATTTCCCGGGATGACGGTTGCTCAGTTTGTGGAAAAGGTGCATTGGGAGTTGAAGATAACCATTTCTGTAGGAAAGGCGAAGCGTGCAATGGCACGTGCGAGGAGGCTGATCGAGG GGAGCACCGTTGTCCTAGCAACTAGGCACCTGTCGGATGGAACTGACAAGTTCAATGAAATCTACATAGCTTATGAAGCTTGTAAGACTTCCTTCAAGCAGCACTGCAGGAGCATCATAGGATTGGATGGTTGCCACCTCAAAGGACAAGGGAAGGGCATACTGCTCACTGCCATTGGATTAGACCCGAACGATCAGATCTTTCCCGTCGCATATGGTGTTGTAGCCATTGAGAACATTGATACTTGGAGCTGGTTTTTGAATTTGTTGGTAAAGGATTTGGACATCAAGGATTCGAGCAAGTGGAGATTCATCTCCGATAGACAGAAG GGCCTGATCAATGTCGTCCGAAGCTGCTGCCATAATGCCGAACATTGCTTCTGTGTGTGGCATATGCACAACAACTTCAAAAAGGTTTTCTCGTCCCCAACGCTAAAAGACAAGATTTGGGAAGCAACCCGTGCAACAAACGTATACGCCTTCGACAAGGTCATGAAGGAAGTGAAAGGGTTGAACACGGCTGCACACACGTGGCTTACCGCGCACACTGCCAAGGAGAGTTGGAGCCGAGCTTTCTTTGGTTTTGAGGCCAATTGTGACATTCTAGTCAACAACATTTCAGAATGTTACAACAGAGTCCTATTGTTTGCGCGGGAGAAGCCCTTGTATGGCATGCTGGAATGCATCTGCATGTATTTGATGGACAAGTTCACCTCCCGACGGAAGATGGCTGCAAAGTTGGAGGATTGTGTCGGGCCCAAGATAAGGAGGAAGCTTGAGAAGATAAAGGAAAAGATTGGAGATTGTATGGTGAGAGAGGCTGGTGAATGGGTGTATCAGGTGAACACCAAATTCAATGAGCAGTTCGTGGATGATATATGA